One genomic region from Acidobacteriota bacterium encodes:
- a CDS encoding carboxypeptidase regulatory-like domain-containing protein, with amino-acid sequence MRYAIWFVLSGLLCGFLAFAVSGVSATGTVQVDESAIRLTPNNQQVELTFSVTNPTGQSVEAVVEAEVLTPDDTIRDQTKVQAVLKPGKSLLRLKFDHSWFTPGAPNSIQFLLDRVRYRVTPAAKTVTPAHGIVSVSELMPDSFSLQVRVPEFAPVGGRYLALVEAVHPVTGRIVPWVALDARLTVKNKTGEVVKSAQAETGAEGTGILRFDLPTIGKTDDVKIIVTGSKNGWTQTTEQNLEPNREATLFLHTDKPLYQPKQTVHLRALVFNAAKQAAAAAVVQFQVEDPTYETVFEKEATTSRFGVATVDWEIPENQRSGEYSVIARFPDDSSLSGMTSTPIKISRYELPTFVVAVETNQPFYLPGESATVTVQATYLFGQPVKQGQVRVVREVERSWNYEHQKWDVTEGEPVTGLTNSQGRFQTVIDLTQVHEELQSDRESIRDATYRAYFTDASTGRTEQGRFTIRVSQSSLQVKVFNWHHPAVVGMPYAFYVLTELAEGKAVPTTVEVVPRTQPASTAEGQTRKPRRAKTLRTNQLGLLKIEIPAKEMVGDELVFDLTICDQAGHTTQTTHRVELKDEPALMLQGKQTLYHPGEDITATLFAHNQNGQVLVSVVSAGRVLASQTIQAGNSPKLIRFPYRSEFKGVLQLVATGTKPTESGDLIDSHWVVIYPQSQRLNVKANSDRKIYAPGANGTLQVDVRTAGNTPVESVLGVAMVDRAVQARLQSEFNPNLEFGFSESINRWLGETLVDGKIDFRSLAQLDSSEPFPAGYDVLAEILGNEPYSPLSDFRHFGGSVLEVWRLRELFRESVSKSLEGFRTQIQQALESAETPPQNAAELASFLEAHRVGLDELKDPWGVSYRVSVRTFREENNGSLVTNGPDKRPGTPDDFAAIEFDWPFFQATGKRIDRAVEQYHARTGGYIQDYETLKAELARQNLALDELRDPWGRPYRFTFSIERENYVIAVRSRGEDGIEVDPQQPYGGDDFRVWTSRCNYFVDTWATLEQAVGDVLPEIILAHDKDKAFREKLAAAGIVFDELRDLWESPLYLNFRHLELKPTNEDNSETPQMQVVYRYGTVSICSRGPNQVQGDADDFVLGMLATRTATSQTGQSPDEKALLESDTGATGTLMGTVMDETGAVIAGAKIEAIAKGTGQIFSTKTNENGQYFLVQLPPGWYEVNANAGGFQHVRYENVLLRGNRMTVANVTLIVGGSSEVIIVSSGEVLVQTTNSEARVRTRAEQQVASRVPVPLFTPRVRRYFPETLLWQPQVETDQNGHARLNFKLADSLTTWKVSVLASTLDGQLGVVEKEIQTFQPFFAELDPPRTLTVGDQITLPVIVRNYLKKKQNVTLNLKPEDWFVTRDAASKTLEVAGENEARRTFSFDVVKPSPTATQQVTATGTESSDAVEKPVTVQPDGEEQVQTDGQLFSEGAKFETLVPTTVLSGTLHSTLKLYPNLLGHVFEGIEGILQRPHGCAEQTISSTYPNVMVLKYLAQLEQPEAVTAQRARDYTQQGIDRLLGYQHETGGFTYWGNGSPDLTLTAYAIRFLTDAREFATVDESVIDRARSYVLSQQQTDGSWAFDNRYSRPDQSVYNLQQSAYVALSLASSGEKSETFQKALDRLASQIEPSDSPYWLAVTALAASRAGQPELAAQAVARLGKLIKPGTEQVSWNQSIETPFHGWGRAGEVETTALALRAILAVTGNVQASEWQSRFNRGLLYLLQNKDRHGVWLSTQASVAVWELLFALNAQEREARKIASALDVWVNGQSFKTIDLTGKEDRWSPITVDLTERFAPGRNLVELRCQQPVTLMSAQLMTSLYVPWTVEPGKVAQKSPDLNFDVTFDKTEAALGEVVTCRVGYERKDRGNGMLLAEIGLPPGVEVDRESLTQALRKQARGGQSFDIQPDRVVLYLWPWRNEKNTLEFTFRPRFAMKAKTVRSLLYDYYNPDAQVLIAPARFVVREK; translated from the coding sequence ATGCGTTACGCGATCTGGTTTGTCCTGTCTGGCCTGCTGTGTGGTTTTCTGGCTTTTGCCGTGAGTGGAGTCTCTGCGACTGGTACCGTCCAGGTGGATGAGTCCGCCATCCGATTAACACCGAACAATCAACAGGTTGAACTCACCTTCAGTGTGACGAACCCAACCGGACAATCAGTCGAGGCCGTGGTTGAAGCCGAGGTGCTGACTCCAGATGACACGATCCGAGATCAAACAAAAGTTCAAGCTGTTTTGAAACCTGGAAAGTCGCTGTTGCGCTTGAAGTTTGACCATTCCTGGTTCACCCCTGGTGCACCAAACTCAATTCAGTTCTTGCTTGACCGGGTGCGGTATCGAGTGACCCCAGCGGCAAAAACGGTAACTCCGGCTCACGGCATTGTGTCGGTGTCGGAACTCATGCCGGATTCTTTTTCGCTCCAGGTGAGAGTCCCTGAATTTGCACCGGTGGGTGGACGGTATCTGGCACTGGTTGAAGCCGTGCATCCGGTAACTGGTCGGATTGTGCCCTGGGTGGCGCTGGATGCCCGATTGACAGTCAAAAACAAAACCGGGGAAGTGGTCAAATCGGCCCAGGCCGAAACCGGAGCTGAAGGAACCGGCATTTTGAGATTTGATTTGCCAACGATTGGTAAAACCGATGATGTGAAAATCATAGTGACCGGGTCAAAAAACGGCTGGACCCAAACAACTGAACAAAACCTGGAACCCAATCGGGAGGCAACACTTTTTCTCCATACCGATAAACCGCTGTACCAGCCCAAACAAACCGTGCATCTCCGGGCACTTGTTTTTAATGCCGCAAAACAAGCCGCGGCGGCGGCGGTCGTTCAGTTTCAAGTCGAAGATCCAACCTATGAAACAGTGTTTGAGAAAGAAGCCACCACGTCGCGGTTTGGTGTGGCAACGGTAGATTGGGAAATTCCAGAGAATCAGCGCTCAGGTGAATATTCCGTCATTGCCAGATTTCCAGATGACAGCTCATTGAGTGGAATGACCAGCACGCCCATCAAAATCAGTCGCTATGAACTCCCGACGTTTGTGGTTGCCGTCGAAACCAACCAGCCGTTTTATCTTCCCGGTGAGTCAGCCACCGTGACCGTGCAGGCGACCTACCTTTTCGGACAGCCTGTCAAACAGGGCCAGGTGCGGGTGGTTCGTGAAGTCGAGCGAAGCTGGAATTATGAACATCAAAAATGGGATGTGACCGAAGGCGAGCCCGTGACTGGTCTTACCAATAGCCAGGGTCGGTTTCAGACGGTGATTGACCTGACTCAGGTTCACGAGGAACTCCAATCTGACCGTGAATCAATCAGGGATGCGACCTATCGCGCTTATTTCACCGATGCTTCAACTGGTAGAACGGAGCAGGGGCGGTTTACGATTCGGGTCAGTCAATCATCGCTTCAGGTCAAGGTATTTAACTGGCATCATCCGGCAGTGGTTGGAATGCCTTACGCGTTTTATGTGCTGACCGAACTGGCTGAAGGAAAAGCTGTTCCGACGACGGTTGAAGTCGTGCCGCGAACTCAGCCAGCTTCCACCGCCGAAGGCCAAACCCGGAAACCTCGTCGAGCCAAAACATTGCGTACCAACCAGTTGGGACTGCTTAAAATTGAGATTCCGGCAAAAGAAATGGTTGGTGATGAGCTGGTTTTTGATTTGACCATTTGTGACCAGGCCGGGCACACGACCCAAACCACACACCGCGTTGAATTAAAAGATGAGCCAGCCCTGATGCTTCAAGGGAAACAAACGCTCTATCATCCGGGCGAAGACATCACGGCCACGCTGTTTGCTCACAACCAGAACGGTCAGGTGCTGGTTTCAGTGGTTTCAGCCGGTCGAGTGCTGGCCAGCCAGACGATTCAGGCCGGAAATTCACCGAAACTGATTCGGTTTCCGTATCGCTCAGAGTTCAAAGGCGTCTTACAACTGGTCGCCACCGGTACAAAACCAACGGAATCCGGGGATTTGATTGATTCTCATTGGGTTGTTATTTACCCACAGAGTCAGCGGCTCAACGTGAAGGCCAACTCTGATCGGAAAATCTATGCTCCTGGAGCCAATGGCACGCTCCAGGTTGACGTTCGCACTGCGGGGAATACTCCGGTTGAGAGCGTGCTTGGTGTTGCGATGGTGGATCGGGCGGTTCAGGCTCGTCTTCAGAGTGAATTCAATCCGAATCTTGAATTTGGCTTCTCAGAAAGCATCAATCGCTGGCTGGGCGAAACACTGGTTGATGGAAAAATTGATTTTCGTTCGTTAGCCCAGCTTGACTCTTCCGAGCCGTTTCCAGCCGGGTATGATGTGCTGGCAGAAATCCTTGGAAATGAGCCGTATAGCCCACTTTCTGATTTTCGACACTTTGGCGGTTCGGTTCTGGAGGTTTGGAGATTGCGAGAACTCTTTCGTGAGTCGGTTTCCAAATCACTGGAAGGATTTCGAACTCAGATACAACAGGCCCTTGAATCGGCTGAAACCCCACCTCAAAACGCGGCTGAACTGGCTTCTTTTTTAGAAGCGCACCGGGTGGGACTGGACGAGTTGAAAGATCCCTGGGGTGTTTCATACCGCGTCTCAGTCAGAACATTTCGTGAAGAAAATAATGGGTCACTGGTAACGAATGGGCCGGATAAACGTCCCGGTACGCCGGATGATTTCGCCGCTATCGAATTTGACTGGCCTTTTTTCCAGGCCACCGGCAAACGGATTGACCGGGCTGTGGAGCAGTACCATGCCCGCACCGGAGGCTACATCCAGGACTATGAAACCTTGAAAGCGGAACTTGCCCGCCAAAATCTGGCACTTGATGAGCTACGCGACCCGTGGGGAAGGCCCTATCGCTTTACTTTTTCAATTGAACGGGAAAACTATGTCATTGCAGTGCGTAGCCGTGGCGAGGATGGCATCGAAGTTGATCCACAACAGCCGTATGGCGGCGATGATTTTCGAGTCTGGACTTCCAGGTGCAATTATTTTGTAGACACCTGGGCAACGCTTGAGCAGGCCGTGGGGGATGTATTGCCGGAAATTATTCTGGCTCATGACAAAGACAAGGCTTTTCGAGAGAAACTGGCAGCGGCTGGGATCGTCTTTGACGAGTTGCGTGACCTGTGGGAAAGCCCGCTCTATCTCAATTTCCGACACCTGGAACTCAAACCAACCAATGAGGATAACTCTGAGACGCCTCAGATGCAGGTTGTGTATCGCTATGGCACGGTTTCAATCTGCAGCCGTGGGCCAAATCAGGTCCAGGGGGATGCGGATGATTTCGTCCTGGGAATGCTGGCAACCCGAACGGCGACCAGTCAGACAGGTCAATCTCCTGATGAAAAAGCGCTCTTAGAGAGTGATACCGGTGCAACCGGGACCCTGATGGGAACCGTGATGGATGAGACCGGTGCCGTTATTGCTGGTGCAAAAATTGAAGCAATTGCCAAGGGTACCGGCCAGATCTTCTCCACAAAAACAAATGAGAATGGCCAGTATTTTCTGGTGCAACTGCCGCCCGGATGGTACGAGGTCAATGCGAATGCCGGCGGTTTTCAACACGTTCGATATGAAAATGTTTTGCTGCGTGGCAACCGAATGACCGTCGCCAATGTCACGCTGATAGTTGGTGGTTCCTCAGAAGTCATCATTGTTTCGTCAGGTGAGGTGTTGGTACAAACCACCAACTCAGAGGCGCGAGTCAGGACACGGGCAGAGCAACAGGTTGCCTCCAGAGTTCCCGTACCGCTCTTTACTCCCAGAGTGCGGCGATATTTTCCGGAAACCCTGCTCTGGCAGCCGCAGGTTGAAACCGACCAAAATGGCCACGCCCGGCTCAATTTCAAACTGGCGGACAGTCTGACGACGTGGAAAGTTTCGGTGCTGGCTTCGACGCTTGATGGTCAGCTTGGGGTGGTTGAAAAAGAAATCCAGACGTTCCAGCCGTTTTTTGCTGAACTCGATCCGCCCCGAACCCTCACCGTCGGCGATCAAATCACGCTCCCGGTTATTGTTCGCAACTACTTGAAGAAAAAGCAGAACGTCACGCTCAACCTCAAACCGGAAGACTGGTTTGTAACCCGTGATGCCGCTTCAAAAACCCTTGAGGTGGCTGGTGAGAACGAGGCCCGCCGGACGTTTTCTTTCGACGTCGTAAAACCATCGCCAACGGCAACCCAGCAGGTAACTGCTACCGGAACTGAATCCAGCGACGCAGTTGAAAAACCAGTCACTGTTCAACCAGATGGTGAGGAACAGGTCCAGACTGATGGGCAACTCTTCTCAGAAGGTGCGAAGTTTGAAACTCTCGTCCCGACGACAGTTCTGTCTGGGACACTTCACAGCACGCTGAAACTCTATCCGAATTTGCTCGGCCACGTGTTTGAAGGCATTGAAGGCATTTTGCAGCGTCCGCATGGCTGTGCCGAACAGACGATTTCCTCAACGTATCCAAACGTGATGGTGTTGAAATACCTGGCACAACTTGAACAACCAGAAGCTGTTACCGCTCAACGGGCACGCGATTACACTCAGCAGGGAATTGACCGGTTGCTGGGGTATCAGCATGAAACAGGTGGTTTTACCTATTGGGGGAATGGTTCGCCTGATTTGACTTTGACGGCCTATGCCATTCGGTTTTTGACCGATGCGCGTGAGTTTGCCACGGTGGATGAATCGGTGATTGACCGGGCCCGAAGCTATGTTTTGAGTCAGCAACAAACTGATGGAAGCTGGGCTTTTGACAACCGGTATTCTCGTCCCGATCAATCGGTGTATAACCTTCAACAATCAGCTTATGTGGCGCTGAGTCTGGCCAGTTCCGGAGAAAAGTCTGAGACATTCCAGAAGGCGCTTGACCGACTGGCCAGCCAGATTGAACCGAGTGACAGCCCATACTGGCTGGCGGTGACGGCACTGGCGGCCAGTCGTGCTGGTCAACCAGAACTGGCCGCTCAAGCCGTAGCGCGATTAGGCAAATTGATCAAACCGGGTACAGAGCAAGTTTCCTGGAATCAATCGATTGAGACGCCATTTCACGGCTGGGGCCGCGCCGGGGAAGTTGAAACCACGGCCCTGGCGCTACGGGCAATTCTCGCGGTGACAGGAAACGTTCAGGCATCAGAATGGCAATCGCGTTTCAATCGGGGATTGCTCTATCTGCTTCAGAACAAAGATCGGCACGGCGTCTGGCTCTCAACTCAGGCTTCGGTTGCCGTGTGGGAATTGTTGTTTGCACTAAACGCGCAGGAACGTGAAGCCAGAAAGATCGCTTCAGCACTTGACGTCTGGGTCAATGGTCAGTCGTTCAAAACGATTGACTTGACCGGAAAGGAAGACCGCTGGTCTCCGATCACAGTTGACCTGACAGAGCGCTTTGCACCGGGCCGCAATCTGGTGGAACTTCGCTGTCAGCAACCGGTTACACTGATGAGCGCCCAACTGATGACCAGCCTGTATGTGCCCTGGACCGTTGAACCAGGAAAAGTCGCCCAGAAATCGCCTGATTTGAACTTCGACGTGACTTTTGACAAAACCGAAGCCGCCCTGGGCGAGGTGGTGACGTGCCGGGTTGGCTACGAACGCAAAGACCGTGGAAATGGCATGCTGCTGGCGGAAATTGGACTCCCGCCGGGCGTCGAAGTTGACCGTGAATCACTCACTCAGGCGTTGAGAAAGCAGGCTCGCGGCGGGCAATCGTTCGACATCCAGCCGGATCGGGTGGTGCTGTACCTGTGGCCCTGGCGGAATGAAAAAAATACGCTTGAATTTACCTTCCGGCCCCGGTTTGCCATGAAAGCCAAAACCGTACGTTCGCTTTTGTATGATTATTACAATCCAGATGCGCAGGTTCTGATCGCGCCAGCACGGTTTGTTGTCCGCGAGAAATAA
- a CDS encoding response regulator, giving the protein MLTKQFHLWGFSLWLVLLAGSLVSVWAAEPLPVSVIEVPIDVTQGWKFQTGDNVNWAQPEFDDRAWSSASLTQTWGKEGYISGVQWYRLHIRLRWDADEMQHHTSIGIALGKFEYGCYQVYAGGKLIGSYGELFPGLRTLPGRARVFEIPTEAIGPDGTCVVAIRAWRDPDYAQVMKTMREQQLGEFLFGELHDLRREVQLQEQATWLANVPQLICLVVFILVGLYHLQLFRRRRELKEYFWFGLIPIFASVSIFFNSELCLGVVTPLQAWGLALGPAFFNSVFWIQFYCLIFGWPFTRVIRVCQILPGCMAVAVLLFPDWTFTTLGWTVLLGALPFMWLSLVMLPKEMKRGNPTAQTIFIGIMCLIATRMYDGLAIFGYLPQLNLGYLGFAVVILAMAISLANRFTQVYGELDALTHALETKVEARTAELGETVEKLKVSEKQALEAKEAALEASRAKSVFLANMSHEIRTPMNGIIGMSNLLLDTSLNAEQKEFAETVASSAEMLLTIINDILDYSKIEAGKLKIEAVEFDLRQMIKQTTTILGKSAEDKGLTLTATVDPELDQTYVSDPVRLRQILTNLVGNAIKFTSQGTVTVSVQAGHRSKDQVQLKFCVQDTGIGIDPVAQYHIFQPFIQADGSTTRKFGGTGLGLTISRQLVELMGGTIGLESEVGKGSSFWFTVPVKLAESQPAQNVMKPVASASGEQLMVAPQSEAHLFSQFSVLLVEDNLVNQRVARRQLEKLGLRVEVALNGREAVTAVSTKAYDLVLMDCHMPEMDGYEATAEIRRREGASRHTVIIALTANMMQGDAEKCIQAGMDDYLGKPFQPTELGVIIERWLTPTRSVG; this is encoded by the coding sequence ATGCTCACCAAACAATTCCACCTTTGGGGATTTTCGCTCTGGCTGGTGTTGCTGGCCGGGAGTTTGGTGTCTGTGTGGGCGGCAGAGCCACTTCCGGTTTCAGTGATTGAAGTTCCCATCGATGTGACACAGGGGTGGAAATTCCAAACTGGTGATAATGTGAACTGGGCTCAACCTGAGTTTGACGACAGAGCCTGGTCCTCCGCTTCATTGACTCAAACCTGGGGCAAAGAAGGCTACATCAGTGGGGTTCAGTGGTACCGGCTGCATATTCGTCTGCGTTGGGATGCAGATGAGATGCAGCATCATACTTCGATTGGAATTGCCCTCGGGAAGTTTGAATATGGGTGTTATCAGGTATATGCGGGCGGGAAACTGATTGGGAGCTATGGTGAACTCTTCCCAGGTCTGCGCACCCTGCCTGGACGTGCACGAGTATTTGAAATCCCAACTGAGGCGATTGGTCCAGATGGAACCTGCGTGGTGGCAATTCGTGCGTGGCGCGACCCTGATTATGCACAGGTCATGAAGACCATGCGGGAGCAACAACTTGGTGAATTTTTGTTTGGTGAGTTACACGATCTGCGGCGGGAAGTTCAACTCCAGGAACAAGCAACCTGGCTGGCCAATGTTCCACAACTGATTTGCCTGGTTGTCTTTATCCTGGTTGGACTCTATCACTTACAGCTTTTTCGCCGCCGCCGGGAACTGAAGGAGTATTTCTGGTTTGGACTGATTCCAATTTTTGCGTCGGTCAGTATTTTTTTTAATTCAGAGTTGTGTCTGGGCGTGGTGACTCCGCTTCAAGCCTGGGGACTGGCCCTTGGCCCTGCTTTTTTCAATAGTGTCTTTTGGATTCAGTTTTATTGTTTGATCTTTGGATGGCCATTTACGCGAGTTATCCGGGTGTGTCAGATATTGCCAGGCTGTATGGCGGTGGCTGTCCTCCTCTTTCCAGATTGGACATTTACCACACTGGGTTGGACGGTATTGCTTGGCGCGCTGCCGTTTATGTGGCTCTCGCTGGTGATGCTTCCAAAAGAAATGAAGCGTGGAAATCCAACCGCCCAGACCATTTTTATTGGGATTATGTGCCTGATTGCCACCCGGATGTATGATGGACTCGCCATCTTTGGGTATTTGCCTCAACTCAACCTTGGGTACCTCGGGTTTGCTGTGGTTATCCTGGCCATGGCGATCTCGCTTGCCAATCGGTTTACCCAGGTTTACGGGGAACTGGATGCGCTCACCCATGCGCTTGAAACGAAGGTTGAGGCACGGACTGCCGAACTGGGGGAAACCGTCGAAAAACTCAAAGTTTCAGAAAAACAGGCGTTGGAGGCCAAAGAAGCAGCACTTGAAGCCAGCCGGGCCAAAAGTGTATTTCTGGCCAATATGAGCCACGAAATCCGAACGCCGATGAATGGCATTATCGGGATGTCAAACCTGCTGCTGGATACCAGCTTAAACGCTGAACAGAAAGAATTTGCCGAGACGGTGGCCTCGTCGGCTGAGATGTTGCTGACGATCATCAACGACATTCTGGATTATTCAAAAATCGAAGCTGGAAAGTTAAAGATTGAAGCGGTTGAATTTGACCTCCGCCAAATGATCAAACAAACCACGACCATTCTTGGGAAAAGTGCTGAAGACAAAGGCTTGACGCTGACAGCAACGGTTGATCCTGAACTTGATCAAACCTATGTGAGTGATCCAGTCAGGTTGCGCCAGATTTTGACCAACCTGGTTGGGAATGCGATCAAGTTTACCAGTCAGGGGACGGTGACAGTTTCAGTCCAGGCAGGCCACCGGTCCAAAGATCAGGTTCAACTCAAATTTTGCGTCCAGGATACTGGAATTGGAATTGACCCGGTTGCCCAGTACCATATTTTTCAACCTTTTATCCAGGCAGATGGCAGTACAACCCGAAAGTTTGGCGGAACGGGTCTGGGACTCACTATTTCACGACAACTGGTGGAATTGATGGGCGGCACGATTGGTCTTGAAAGTGAAGTCGGGAAAGGTTCGTCGTTCTGGTTTACAGTCCCTGTGAAACTGGCTGAATCCCAACCCGCTCAGAATGTAATGAAGCCTGTGGCGAGCGCGTCTGGGGAGCAACTGATGGTGGCTCCACAAAGTGAAGCGCACTTGTTTTCCCAATTTTCTGTCTTGCTGGTCGAAGATAATCTGGTGAACCAACGGGTCGCGAGGCGACAACTTGAGAAATTGGGGCTCCGGGTTGAGGTGGCGCTCAATGGTCGTGAAGCCGTCACAGCAGTTTCAACCAAAGCTTATGATCTGGTCTTGATGGATTGTCATATGCCGGAAATGGACGGCTATGAAGCCACCGCCGAAATTCGCCGCCGGGAAGGGGCGTCACGCCACACCGTGATTATTGCCTTAACGGCCAACATGATGCAGGGAGACGCCGAGAAATGTATCCAGGCTGGAATGGATGACTATCTGGGCAAACCTTTTCAACCTACTGAGCTTGGTGTCATCATCGAACGCTGGCTCACCCCGACGCGGAGTGTTGGATAA
- a CDS encoding M20/M25/M40 family metallo-hydrolase, translating into MIQRNVSQNQSSGSEPRNPEPGTRNPFPRIFHRLTVFFALVVCLTALLPSGFVRVLAGSEDEIEKAMKSIRAETLRAHVRFLADDLLEGRGPGTRGAELAARYIASEFESYGLEPAVNGGYYQNVPIVNIKAEAATAKMEAAAGGKKEVLTYGEEFTVQSGLGETDVDIHRAEVVFVGYGITAPEMNWDDYKNVDVKGKIVMSLVNDPPSEDPKFFGGPAMTYYGRWVYKYEEAARHGALGVVLVHTTESASYPWQVVQSSNTGNRSELARDASSPPVVKVKSWVNYDSAFRFAKLGGHNLQELEKQAQKREFQAVPLGIHLNVSFKSQVTQLNSPNVAGLLRGSDPELSKQFIVFTAHYDHLGLRERNPGDKIYNGALDNASGVAGLLAVAEAMSRMTTKPKRSILFLSVTAEEQGLLGAQYYAEHPIYPLLQTAANVNLDGLNIWGETRDFTPMGSERSTLGQTIDGLATKLKLKMRPDPFPEKGFFFRSDHFCFAKVGVPCVSVNNGIDVVGKPDGWGKEREQEYTAKDYHQPSDEITPEWDFNGCRQHAQFALLITATVANDPKMPEWNEGESFKNARDAMRKK; encoded by the coding sequence GTGATACAAAGGAATGTTTCCCAAAATCAATCTTCAGGTTCTGAACCCCGGAACCCGGAACCCGGAACCCGGAACCCGTTTCCCCGCATTTTTCACCGACTGACGGTATTTTTTGCCCTGGTTGTCTGCCTGACGGCGTTGCTGCCGTCGGGGTTTGTTCGGGTCCTGGCTGGCAGTGAAGACGAAATCGAAAAAGCGATGAAGTCCATTCGCGCCGAAACGCTCCGGGCGCATGTTCGTTTCCTGGCTGATGACCTGCTCGAAGGCCGTGGCCCCGGTACGCGTGGAGCGGAGCTTGCGGCTCGCTATATCGCTTCAGAGTTTGAATCCTATGGCTTAGAGCCCGCTGTCAACGGCGGCTATTACCAGAATGTCCCCATCGTCAACATCAAAGCCGAAGCCGCCACTGCCAAAATGGAAGCGGCGGCTGGCGGCAAAAAAGAAGTGCTTACCTACGGCGAGGAATTTACTGTTCAAAGTGGCCTTGGCGAAACGGACGTTGATATTCACCGGGCTGAAGTGGTGTTTGTCGGCTATGGCATCACGGCGCCGGAAATGAACTGGGACGACTACAAAAATGTAGACGTCAAAGGCAAGATTGTGATGTCGCTGGTGAATGACCCACCGTCAGAAGATCCGAAATTTTTTGGCGGCCCGGCGATGACCTACTATGGCCGCTGGGTCTACAAATACGAAGAAGCTGCCCGGCACGGTGCGCTGGGCGTGGTGCTAGTTCACACAACCGAATCGGCCTCCTATCCGTGGCAGGTGGTGCAAAGCTCCAATACCGGGAATCGTTCAGAGCTGGCGCGGGATGCGAGTTCGCCGCCTGTGGTCAAGGTCAAATCGTGGGTGAATTACGACTCAGCGTTTCGATTTGCCAAACTGGGCGGGCATAACCTCCAGGAACTCGAAAAGCAGGCCCAAAAGCGCGAGTTTCAGGCGGTACCGCTTGGAATCCACCTCAACGTCAGTTTCAAAAGCCAGGTAACGCAACTCAATTCGCCAAACGTAGCCGGACTTTTGCGTGGAAGCGATCCAGAACTGAGTAAGCAGTTTATTGTGTTCACGGCGCACTATGATCATTTGGGTCTGCGCGAGCGCAACCCCGGCGACAAGATCTATAACGGTGCGCTCGACAATGCGAGCGGCGTGGCCGGGTTGCTGGCCGTGGCCGAAGCCATGTCACGGATGACGACCAAACCGAAACGGTCAATTTTGTTCCTGTCAGTCACGGCGGAAGAGCAGGGGTTGCTCGGGGCACAATATTACGCGGAACATCCAATTTACCCGTTGTTACAAACTGCGGCGAATGTGAACCTGGATGGGTTGAATATCTGGGGAGAAACCCGTGATTTCACACCAATGGGGTCTGAACGCTCGACATTGGGTCAGACGATTGACGGACTGGCCACCAAACTTAAATTGAAGATGCGCCCCGATCCATTTCCGGAAAAAGGATTTTTCTTCCGGTCAGACCATTTCTGTTTTGCCAAAGTTGGTGTGCCCTGTGTCTCGGTCAACAATGGAATTGATGTGGTCGGAAAGCCTGATGGGTGGGGGAAAGAGCGCGAGCAAGAGTACACCGCAAAGGACTATCACCAGCCGTCAGACGAGATTACGCCTGAATGGGATTTCAACGGCTGCCGCCAGCACGCCCAGTTTGCGCTCCTGATTACGGCCACTGTCGCCAACGATCCGAAAATGCCGGAATGGAACGAAGGTGAATCCTTTAAAAATGCCCGCGACGCCATGCGGAAGAAGTAG